A genomic stretch from Setaria viridis chromosome 1, Setaria_viridis_v4.0, whole genome shotgun sequence includes:
- the LOC117841417 gene encoding probable protein phosphatase 2C 27 — protein sequence MCVEGLEDAGRLDFGDQGIDKHADFAMERVCENTVSVDFKQTKLNNFVPFIRSGEWSDIGGRDYMEDAHVCISDLAKNFGYKAVDDEVISFYGVFDGHGGKDAAHYVRDNLPRVIVEDADFPLELEKVVKRSFVETDSKFAETFSHHKGLSSGTTALTAMIFGRSLLVANAGDCRAVLSRCGTAIEMSKDHRPCCINERKRVESLGGYVDDGYLNGQLAVTRALGDWHLEGMKEMGEPGGPLSAEPELKMITLTKDDEFLIIGSDGIWDFFSNQNAVDFARRKLQDHNDLRLCCREIVDEAIRRGARDNLTAVMVSFHQEAPPQTRVNRTGRVARSISAEGLHNLRVLLEGQ from the exons ATGTGCGTGGAGGGACTGGAGGACGCAGGGAGGCTTGATTTCGGAGACCAGGGCATCGACAAGCACGCCGATTTCGCG ATGGAGAGAGTTTGTGAGAACACAGTGTCTGTTGATTTCAAGCAGACTAAGTTGAACAACTTTGTTCCGTTCATCCGGTCAGGGGAATGGTCTGATATAGGAGGTCGTGATTACATGGAAGATGCCCATGTGTGCATCTCTGATCTGGCAAAGAATTTTGGCTATAAAGCAGTGGATGATGAAGTGATTTCCTTCTATGGG GTCTTTGATGGACATGGTGGCAAAGATGCAGCCCATTACGTCCGTGATAACTTGCCACGGGTCATCGTGGAAGATGCTGATTTTCCTCTTGAGCTTGAAAAGGTAGTCAAGAGGTCGTTTGTGGAAACTGATAGTAAGTTTGCAGAGACATTTTCTCATCACAAGGGACTTTCTTCTGGAACTACAGCACTTACAGCAATGATTTTTGGAAG GTCCCTTCTGGTGGCTAATGCTGGTGACTGCCGAGCAGTCCTTTCCCGGTGTGGTACTGCCATTGAAATGTCCAAAGACCATAGGCCGTGCTGCATCAATGAAAGAAAGCGTGTAGAATCACTTGGTGGCTATGTGGATGATGGTTATTTGAATGGTCAGCTGGCAGTCACTAGAGCACTAGGTGACTGGCATCTCGAGGGCATGAAAGAGATGGGTGAGCCTGGAGGGCCCTTGAGCGCTGAGCCAGAGCTGAAGATGATAACATTGACAAAGGACGACGAGTTCTTGATAATAGGCAGTGATGGCATCTGGGATTTCTTCTCAAACCAAAATGCTGTGGATTTCGCGCGACGGAAGCTCCAAGACCACAATGACTTGAGGCTGTGCTGCAGGGAGATCGTCGATGAGGCAATAAGGCGGGGGGCCAGGGACAACCTAACAGCTGTGATGGTCTCGTTCCACCAGGAGGCCCCTCCCCAGACCAGAGTGAACAGGACAGGCAGGGTTGCACGCAGCATATCAGCTGAAGGGCTTCACAACCTCAGAGTGCTCCTGGAAGGCCAGTGA
- the LOC117833413 gene encoding uncharacterized protein, with translation MRTSVSLAAAAAVFLFLLLTTMEAEAIRLDAESRAAVSQSQQQTVNKSAENLVQKQEVAPGKSSVGESETKRSIAGQEVVRATAHKLPEFHEDYYGASVHEPRHH, from the exons ATGAGGACTTCCGTGTcattggccgccgccgccgccgtcttcttgTTTCTGTTGCTGACGACCATGGAGGCTGAAGCCATCAGGTTGGATGCGGAGAGCCGTGCCGCCGTCAGCCAGAGCCAACAGCAAACTGTCAAT AAATCAGCCGAGAACTTGGTGCAAAAGCAAGAGGTCGCTCCCGGTAAAAGCTCGGTAGGCGAGAGCGAGACGAAGAGAAGCATCGCTGGACAGGAGGTCGTCAGGGCGACAGCACATAAGCTACCCGAGTTCCACGAAGACTACTACGGCGCCAGCGTCCATGAACCTAGGCACCACTGA